In the genome of Leptotrichia sp. HSP-536, the window TGGATTTAATTTCTGCTTGTATTTTCTTCCACGTCTTACTGGCCATTTTTGCATCATTTGGACTTCTATCAATTCACCTTTTTCTGTTTCAATAACCGCAATTGTATCAACTACTGTGTAGCTTCCACTTTTAATAGTTTTCAAAGTTCCTTTAATTCCTGCTGGAACCATAATTTTATGGCTTACAACTGAAGTTTCCTGAACAGTTCCCAGAATATCTCCAGTTTCAACTTCTGCTCCAGTAGACAAAACAGGCTCAAATTCCCATCTTTTATCTCTATTTAAAGGATTTACTTCTACCCCTTTATCCAAAAAATCTCCTGCTATTTCCTGATATTCCTTTAGTGGACGCTGAATTCCATCAAACATCGCTTCAATAAGCCCAGGCCCCAATTCAACACTCAAAGGCTCTCCAGTTGTAAAAACCTCTTCTCCTGGACCAATTCCAGATGTTTCTTCATATACTTGAATAGAAGCCTGGTCGCCTCTCATTTCAATAATTTCACCTATCAACTTTTTCTCTGAAACTCTTACCACGTCATATACATTGGCATTTTCCATACCTTCTGCGACAACAAGAGGTCCAGATACTTTTATTATTTTTCCTGTTTTCAATGAATTTCTCCTTTCATCTAAAATATATTAGATCCTATCGCTTTTTCAACGTACTCATCTATCTTTTTAAGCCCTATCCCCAGACTTCCTTGATTATTCGGAATCAAAATAACAGCTGGAAGCACTTCACGATTGTATCTTTCAACGGTACTTTCAACCATAGCTGCAACTTGCTCTGTTACAAAGATAATACCATAGTTATTACTTGCCATTTCATCTATTGTACTTCTTGCCTCTTCCTTTGTAATAACTGGATACACGTCAATTCCCAATGCCTTAAATGATAAAATAGAATCTTTATCTCCAACTACACCTATTTTATGCATAAGTTTCACGCAACCTTTCTCTTATTTTATCCGAACTTATATTGTTTATCTTGCTTACCATTATCATTCTTATTGCATTAATTTCACGCTCTTTTGCAACTAGATATGTAAATAACGGC includes:
- a CDS encoding V-type ATP synthase subunit F, which codes for MHKIGVVGDKDSILSFKALGIDVYPVITKEEARSTIDEMASNNYGIIFVTEQVAAMVESTVERYNREVLPAVILIPNNQGSLGIGLKKIDEYVEKAIGSNIF